In the Ricinus communis isolate WT05 ecotype wild-type chromosome 3, ASM1957865v1, whole genome shotgun sequence genome, TACTTTGTACCAAGAATGAATTCAAGTTACAAACAAGCAGATGCAAATCTTGATTCAAGAAATCCATCATTTCATCTTGCAATTTTCTTGGCCATGGTTCTGGTCATTTTACATAATGAACAAAAAAGCTGCAAAAGACAAGAAATGCACTCACCTCGACGAAGCAGTCATGGAACAGCAAGCGAAGCAGCTTCCCTGGAATGGTAGGATCAGCAGAGGAAGCTGATCTCACTGTATTTGCAACCATGAATTCGACAGATGGGCATGAAGCTgcataaaagttaaaagagagggtagcagaagaagaagcaaaaagattaaagagaacaaaatagaaaattagttTTAGAGAAAATAGTATAGGTTTTATATCCATGAGGATTATTTTGGGTAGTTTGAAACACAGTCCAGAGAGAGTTGTTTTCAATCTTCACTTCAGAGTGATGCATTTTTAAGAGACAAAACAGAAAGTGATCACCACACATATCTTCATTTAAAGCTGCATTTAAATGGGTTTGGTAATGTCAGAAGGTAGATGGATTTCAGGCACAGCGTAATTGACAAACATGAAGTTCAGGATAATCTCCACTTGTTTATCATCTTATCTCAACATGTATCCACATTCCTTTGAAGTTTACTGGTTACTTGgcattgatatttttttttagtattcaCTTCTTTGGTTCAGGAATTTAACCTGCCACACGCCCATACAACCTACGAGCCATACCTGTTTGTTAAAATAATCAAGTTGAACCGAGTTAAATGCAGGTCTAAGATGGCAATGTCGTGTTGTCAGCTCCCCAACCTATTATTTTGGTTCTTTCCTTCAAACCCTACAAATAAGCATTGCACTGTGTCCAGAAACAAAACAACCGCACCCATGGAGCGCATGGACTCGTATGGTAATAAATTCTACGTTCATTCCCATGTGAATGCCAGCTAATCTTTCAAAGTTAATTTTTCACTTCAGATTTCACTGCTAGAATTTACTGGAGAGGAGGCCACCGCACCTTATTAATCATTTGACTCGGCATAAATTTAGAGACTTGGCAATACTTAAAAGATAGTATCCGCAGACTTAGTCTGGCCGTGGATTCATATTATATCGTAACTTAGAGCAAAATCTGTAACTTCAAGTTCTCCTCCCTCATTTATaactcaaaaatttaaaaaaaacaaaaaacaaaaaacaaaaaacaaaaaacaaaaaaacaagaaaacaaaaaacaaaaatattctatacaatggaaaagaaaaggcgATCATTGAGAGTCAAAACACCCGAGCAAAACTAACATGACCAGTAGCTACTTTACTCGGATTATTGGGCTACAAAAACTGTAGTCAGTTTCTGCTTCTCGGGTCCATCACAATTCGCAAAATTGTCCTCAATCCAGCACCAGATAGCAAGGGCAATGCCTCCAACAAGAATTAGGCCTTCACCTAGGAGCAGTTTCCTTCAGGCATTACTTGCAGTGGGTGCAATTGGTGAACCATCTCTGGTCTCCCTCTTGCATCTGGAAACTAGCTGCTGCATTCTTCTTTGTCCCTTTCCCATCATAGAATACAACAACACTGCTATCACCCTTTCTCCTGGCTGCAATGATAATTTAATGCAAAACAACTTAGTTGTACTCCAGCCCTAGTATTTCTTAATTGACTAGCTCTCAGGAGACATTATTTCAGCAGATGCCCACAGATATAGGTAGGCGAGTCACATTCAATCTGTAAACCTATTATACAATTATTACCTTGTAGGAGCTTCCAGCTGCTCATTTCAGGTTTCCACATCATCAACTTTCTACAAGTTCTTCTGAATCATCCACATCATCTATGGGAATGTCTTCACTATCCTCAGCAGAAGAACCTAAATATGACACAAACGTTTAGTTGCACAAGATCACTAGAGAAACCAAAATTTCAGATTGGTAAATAGAACTTCCAGTAAAACATGAAGAACCTCAGGAAACTTGTACATTAGTGCCAAAATTGACAAAATCGTGTACATGATAAAATACATCACTTTCTTGGCTGAAGGGTGACAATTGTTTTCAAATTGGAAGCAATTCCAACTCCATGCCTATAATTCTATAGCTCATTAAATTCCTTTCCAAGCATCTAAATAAGGCACATTTTGGATCACTATATGGCATGACAAAACCTATCTAATATACACTTGGCTGAAAAAGCCGGAGACTGAGTTATAGATATCACTCAAGAAAAAACATtcatattgaattatttggaCCATCCAAAACTTgctgcaatttttttttaacagaAAAGAAGAACACATTGCAACAGTTATCTCACAGAAAAGCAAAACAATTACCTCCGAGAACTAATGAGGTGGGACTACGAGTTGGTTCTCTTGATTCTGACGTGCTATCAAGAAGATAAGGAAGTTCCAAAAGCTGCAACAAAGACTCCGTCTGAGGATTTCTAGGACAATctgcaaaagaagaagaaccaAGGAATTAGTCACAGCCACATCATGAGCATATTCATCATCTTGAATCTTGGTCCATTGAACTAATCTATGGCATCACAAACCATGGACATTGTAAAAATTAAACCTACAGAATTATGATATATTCAGTAACAAATACCAATAAACACATGCtaattaccaaaaaaaaaacactaaaTTGCTGTTACCAGAGAAAGAATTGTTCAAGTCAGGTTGGCTGGGATCAAAAGGAGGAACAGTCCGTGCAAAATCATAAGGTTTGGCACCTCTTTCTTGCAGTCTACTCCTAACCCATTGTCGACAATCTTCCATTTGAAGCTGTGTACCCCTATCATATCAAAACACAAAGTCATCAGCAGATAAAAATAGTCTAAGTCTGGCTCTCTGAGTAAAATAGAGGAACATGTAATCATGTTATTAGTCATAAATAACACTTTCATGTCTATAAATAGTGTACCTAAAATTTGCACTTCTAAACGTTAATGGAAAGATAGAGTTGAATTTCCTCGTTATCGCCAGCCATTCTTCATCATACTGAATTTCATAAGGTCTAGGCTCTGATTCTATATCAAAGATCTGTCAAATCATTGGCAAACCGAATCAATGGTACAAGCTTCCAACAAAGACTACCAGTTTGCTATAGACAACAGTTAACTTACATGTGACATTACGTACCTGCAAAAATTTTTTTCCAGGAAGACACTTATCAAGTGCAAGAAACTTTGTCACTGGGCCATCTTCCCCATGTTGAACAAGAGCAGCAAATTTGCAGTGCAGGTGAGCAGAAAACCAATAAGGAGGTCTTAATTTTTCCAGCAGTTGAGCAGCAGCTTTACTCCCAAGAGTTCTCTTctgaatctaaaaatatatccaAACAACTTAAGTGGGCAAAATGAGATTGAGCAAGTAGACATTTTAATGGTGCTGAGAATAGGCTTCAGATGAAATACTATTTGTTTTTTAAGCTTATAAATGgtaaaaaaatcaagaaatctAGTTAAGTTACTCGAGCATTcataataaagaatcaaaatcaCCTCATTCTCGAAATGTGGTTTATATCGAACAAGTTGCTTCCAATTCCCACAATCAGTAATACCAAGAGGCCAATCATGTGAAAGAAAGATATCAATTGGTTCCTCAACTTGCATAAGTTTATGTACATCATACTCGCGAACATGATATACTGACTTTATAGTGTTCTGGTTATACGGAGGCCTTTCATGATGTCCTGATCACACAGTAcacatgaaaatgaaaataaaaataaaaataaacctaGTTCAAATAATTACCTAGCCAAGTATAAATAACAACTATTAAGTAATAAACCAAACCTAAATTATAATCTCGCGCGTTATAAATCCCAGAAAGACCACCAATTCGAATATTTCCAAATTTTACCACTCCAGCAAACCCTAGAAAGTAAATATTAGGCGCTGCCCATCCTCCATAATATCTAtaaccaaacaaaaaaaaaaagaataaattattttgttgtaaaaattaaagctacaaataatttctttctgAAAAAAATAGAGTGCTTACAGCTCCCATAAATAATTAGAAGCTTCGTGATTGCCGCCGATGAAAATAGTAGGTACCGGAGCGAGTTCTTGGCCTGAATAGTACTTCCAAAATGACTTCATCTCCCGATATTTCGACGGTACAGCTAAGCTATCCatgtcttttttatttctcacgGCCTGAAGTATTGGTGACGggagaaaaatgaaattaattaaatttaaaaggagagagagagagagagagagagatgtaACCTGGAAATCGCCGCAACAGAGAAGAAGGTCGATTTTAATGTTATGTAAAGTTTCAGTGTGTTTGATTGTTTCGTAAACTGTGTCTAGATCCCCATGCATACATCCTTCTACTGCTATCTTCATAATTTTGTAAATTAatcttttgataaattttctgATAGAATAAATAGTAGACTAGGGTTTAACCAAAataatcttcttcttcttcttcttcttcttccttttcaatCCCCAGTTAACGAGGGAAATAGCTGCCCGCTACACGTGACTAAAGCATTGTTTGTTTCCATTATTATTGTAGTTTGCGGTGTTCTCATTTTCGTTTGCCTTTAAATTCATTTTGATTCTATTTTCTGCActccaaaatattttattccattatgctgttttttcaaaataaataaaattacttttatacaGTACAATTCTATTTacagttatatatttaaagttaaaagaattataactatgaaaaaaatttaatttaataaaaaatttaatattaaaatcttttcaaatttaatacttagtcttactaataaaataataaaaactattataaataaaattgatgagaaaaaataatgctACAACAAGACAAACATTTGATATTACATATATTTCTaaagttataatatatatatatataaataaaaaattaaaataaaatttaaaaattttataatttattaatatttataattagtttaaattaaaactataatttttattattgtataaaaatatatttaaattataaaaataaacattaaacaGTGTATTTGTTATCGATTAAAATACGGCatgtttttctaatttaacaTTTGGCcaaattaaactattaaagaaaaaatattaagctgataataaaagtaaaaaataaacaaaataatagaaaatactaAGCATTCATAACCTTGTTCATTGGGTCGTACTCTCaaaatgtttctttttaataataacttcCAATTActgaataaatttaataaatcttctagcaatatattttaaattaatcttaattttatatttaataaaattatcaatcaaACTTATTAATAGGATTATAATTTCagcaataatagaaaataaaacgtCCATTATAGTTATTGACTAATCCATaacttaaagattttatttaagtaaataaatacgtgacataatattaaatatattttattcatctttattagataagttctaataatttaatctgtaatttatttataatcatttttttctttcatttgttgtaattgttaaatttctaagattttaaataaaagtagcaaaagaaatttatttgaaatacaTTTAGGAATGAATTAGTAACtctaatactaattttttttctataatcaatattataatcactttaatagattttaactGATAATTTACTAAGAcaacttaattttctttttagctaAGACAtctattttgaaaatataagcTGACTTAGTAAGATTATCC is a window encoding:
- the LOC8274148 gene encoding lariat debranching enzyme gives rise to the protein MKIAVEGCMHGDLDTVYETIKHTETLHNIKIDLLLCCGDFQAVRNKKDMDSLAVPSKYREMKSFWKYYSGQELAPVPTIFIGGNHEASNYLWELYYGGWAAPNIYFLGFAGVVKFGNIRIGGLSGIYNARDYNLGHHERPPYNQNTIKSVYHVREYDVHKLMQVEEPIDIFLSHDWPLGITDCGNWKQLVRYKPHFENEIQKRTLGSKAAAQLLEKLRPPYWFSAHLHCKFAALVQHGEDGPVTKFLALDKCLPGKKFLQIFDIESEPRPYEIQYDEEWLAITRKFNSIFPLTFRSANFRGTQLQMEDCRQWVRSRLQERGAKPYDFARTVPPFDPSQPDLNNSFSDCPRNPQTESLLQLLELPYLLDSTSESREPTRSPTSLVLGGSSAEDSEDIPIDDVDDSEELVES